In Cupriavidus taiwanensis, the following proteins share a genomic window:
- a CDS encoding YqiA/YcfP family alpha/beta fold hydrolase — MLLYLHGFRSSPQSFKAQLVQARMREWGVGRYYACPTLNVSPALAVAQAEAAIRAARAGGDQEIAIVGSSLGGFYARWLGERHGCKTVLLNPAIHPWTDLESYLGEQPLWHGGGSVTVERRHLQELLDLRVDIITRPERYYLIAATGDEVLDYREMVDACPGAKIRVIEGSDHGISEFADYVDDVLAFCGYGPGGKTPAGTGAA; from the coding sequence ATGCTGCTGTATCTGCACGGATTCCGCTCTTCGCCCCAGTCGTTCAAGGCCCAGCTGGTGCAGGCGCGCATGCGCGAGTGGGGCGTGGGGCGCTACTACGCCTGTCCCACGCTCAATGTCTCGCCGGCGCTGGCCGTGGCCCAGGCCGAGGCGGCGATCCGCGCCGCGCGGGCGGGCGGTGACCAGGAAATCGCCATCGTCGGCTCATCGCTGGGCGGTTTCTATGCGCGCTGGCTGGGCGAGCGGCACGGCTGCAAGACCGTATTGCTCAATCCCGCCATCCATCCCTGGACCGACCTCGAAAGCTACCTGGGCGAACAGCCGTTGTGGCACGGCGGCGGTTCGGTCACGGTCGAACGCCGCCACCTGCAGGAACTGCTGGACCTGCGCGTGGACATCATCACCCGGCCCGAGCGCTATTACCTGATCGCGGCCACCGGCGACGAGGTGCTGGATTACCGCGAAATGGTCGATGCCTGCCCCGGCGCGAAGATCCGCGTGATCGAGGGCAGCGACCACGGCATCAGCGAGTTTGCCGACTACGTCGACGATGTCCTCGCCTTCTGCGGCTATGGCCCCGGCGGCAAGACGCCGGCCGGCACCGGCGCGGCATGA
- a CDS encoding chorismate--pyruvate lyase family protein → MSAQSVRRCGWSPHLAFDAAIPPNLRRWVTGDDGSLTARLVAASARFRVARLLQAPQRPLADEWQALGQPDRTPALTREVLLICDEIPAVFAHTVVRLRHARRDWPFLRGLGERPLGGRLFVDPAVRREPFQFARLLPHHPLRQALHRVLPAMAAVPMLTARRSVFRRGGGVMLVTEVFLPDLLSRPSPGTEAVPHPKYMRTTDRSPVSTHTTETKKETTR, encoded by the coding sequence ATGAGCGCGCAGTCCGTGCGCCGCTGCGGCTGGAGCCCGCACCTTGCCTTCGACGCGGCCATCCCGCCCAACCTGCGGCGCTGGGTCACCGGCGATGACGGCTCGCTGACGGCGCGGCTGGTGGCTGCCTCCGCGCGCTTCCGTGTGGCGCGCCTGCTGCAGGCGCCGCAGCGCCCGCTCGCCGACGAATGGCAGGCGCTGGGCCAGCCGGACCGCACCCCCGCGCTGACGCGCGAGGTGCTGCTGATCTGCGACGAGATTCCCGCCGTGTTCGCCCACACCGTGGTGCGCCTGCGCCATGCACGCCGCGACTGGCCGTTCCTGCGCGGGCTGGGCGAGCGTCCGCTGGGCGGGCGCCTGTTCGTCGATCCGGCGGTGCGGCGCGAGCCATTCCAGTTTGCGCGGCTGCTGCCGCACCACCCGCTGCGCCAGGCCCTGCACCGCGTGCTGCCGGCCATGGCGGCAGTGCCCATGCTGACCGCGCGGCGCTCGGTGTTCCGGCGCGGCGGCGGCGTCATGCTCGTGACAGAAGTGTTCCTGCCGGACCTGCTGTCGCGGCCATCCCCGGGGACCGAGGCGGTTCCGCATCCCAAATATATGCGGACGACAGACCGAAGCCCTGTTTCGACACACACTACCGAAACCAAGAAAGAGACCACGAGATGA
- a CDS encoding TlpA family protein disulfide reductase: MTETIAPPARRSRLWLWIAVAVIACAAGALAGHFVFSPKPVNDQAVETLFQSRLPDPAGTELDLGKLRGKTVVVNFWAPWCGPCVEEMPELTALHEEFKHRQVEFVGIGIDSAANIQQFTQKVPVAYPLAVAGFAGTELSRNFGNSAGGLPYTVVINPDGSVKYRKMGRVTADELRAVLPRT, translated from the coding sequence ATGACTGAAACCATCGCCCCGCCCGCCCGCCGCTCCCGCCTCTGGTTGTGGATCGCTGTCGCCGTGATTGCCTGTGCCGCCGGCGCGCTGGCCGGGCATTTCGTTTTTTCGCCCAAGCCAGTTAATGACCAGGCCGTCGAAACCTTGTTCCAGTCGCGGCTGCCCGACCCGGCTGGCACGGAACTCGATCTTGGCAAGCTGCGCGGCAAGACCGTGGTAGTCAACTTCTGGGCCCCGTGGTGCGGACCTTGTGTAGAGGAAATGCCGGAACTGACCGCCCTGCATGAGGAGTTCAAACATCGCCAAGTGGAATTTGTCGGCATCGGTATTGATTCGGCAGCCAACATCCAGCAGTTCACGCAGAAGGTACCGGTTGCGTATCCGCTGGCCGTGGCTGGCTTCGCCGGCACCGAGCTGTCGCGGAATTTCGGCAACAGCGCAGGTGGCCTGCCCTATACCGTCGTCATCAATCCGGACGGATCGGTCAAGTATCGAAAGATGGGCCGTGTCACCGCGGACGAACTGCGTGCCGTGCTGCCGCGCACTTGA
- the fabG gene encoding 3-oxoacyl-ACP reductase FabG → MKLQGRVAIITGAAAGIGFATAQRFAEDGAIVVLCDVQEARVREAAARLAATGATVSAYRVDVTRREEVDAMVAAVLAAHERVDILVNNAGITKDARLAKMTEAQFDAVIDVNLKGVFNCAQAVAGLMTEQGKGVILNASSVVGLYGNFGQTNYAASKFGVIGFTKTWARELGPKGVRVNAVCPGFVNTEILQTVPDKVLDGMKSSCWLRRLAEPAEIASIYAFLASDDASYVNGVAIEASGGMSL, encoded by the coding sequence ATGAAACTGCAGGGTCGGGTTGCCATCATCACCGGTGCCGCCGCCGGCATCGGCTTTGCCACCGCGCAGCGCTTTGCCGAAGACGGCGCCATCGTCGTGCTGTGCGACGTACAGGAAGCGCGCGTGCGCGAGGCCGCCGCCAGGCTGGCGGCCACCGGCGCCACCGTATCGGCCTACCGCGTCGACGTGACGCGCCGCGAAGAGGTCGACGCCATGGTGGCGGCCGTACTGGCCGCCCACGAGCGTGTCGATATCCTGGTCAACAACGCCGGTATCACCAAGGACGCGCGCCTGGCCAAGATGACCGAGGCCCAGTTCGATGCCGTCATCGACGTCAACCTGAAGGGCGTATTCAACTGTGCGCAGGCGGTGGCCGGGCTGATGACCGAGCAGGGCAAGGGCGTGATCCTGAACGCTTCGAGCGTGGTCGGCCTGTACGGCAATTTCGGCCAGACCAACTACGCCGCCAGCAAGTTCGGCGTGATCGGCTTCACCAAGACCTGGGCGCGCGAGCTGGGCCCCAAGGGCGTGCGCGTGAACGCGGTGTGCCCGGGCTTCGTCAACACCGAGATCCTGCAGACCGTGCCGGACAAGGTGCTGGACGGCATGAAGTCGTCTTGCTGGCTGCGCCGGCTGGCCGAGCCGGCCGAGATCGCCAGCATCTATGCCTTCCTGGCCAGCGACGATGCGAGCTACGTCAACGGCGTGGCGATCGAGGCCAGCGGCGGCATGTCGCTCTGA
- the mpl gene encoding UDP-N-acetylmuramate:L-alanyl-gamma-D-glutamyl-meso-diaminopimelate ligase: MHIHILGICGTFMGGLAVLAKQAGHRVTGCDANVYPPMSTQLEVQGIELIEGFDPAQLSLEPDLFVIGNVVSRGNPLMEAILDRNLPYVSGPQWLGEHVLARKWVLAVAGTHGKTTTTSMLAWILEDAGYNPGFLVGGVPQNFGISARVTESDFFVIEADEYDTAFFDKRSKFVHYRPRTAILNNLEYDHADIFPDLAAIETQFHHLVRTVPGQGRLVVNGVEGSLARVLERGCWSEVEQFGVGDWRESDAAGSEAAPGKDAFDVWFGNAVEGTVVWDLQGTHNRMNALAAIAAARHVGVPAAQAIASLSRFANVKRRMEVRGVAGGVTVYDDFAHHPTAIQTTLEGLRRRVGNARILAVLEPRSNTMKLGVMKAQLPASLEQADLVFGYGAPAGKDALGWDLVEALAPLGATATAFQDLGALVQAVRAAARPGDHVLVMSNGGFGGVHQTLLDALAQGTAG; encoded by the coding sequence ATGCATATTCATATCCTTGGCATCTGCGGCACCTTCATGGGCGGCCTGGCGGTGCTGGCCAAGCAGGCTGGCCACCGCGTCACCGGCTGCGATGCCAACGTCTACCCGCCGATGAGCACCCAGCTCGAAGTCCAGGGCATCGAACTGATCGAGGGCTTTGACCCGGCACAGCTGTCGCTGGAGCCGGACCTGTTCGTGATCGGCAACGTGGTCTCGCGCGGCAATCCGCTGATGGAAGCCATCCTCGACCGCAACCTGCCTTATGTGTCGGGCCCGCAATGGCTGGGCGAGCATGTGCTGGCGCGCAAGTGGGTGCTGGCGGTGGCCGGCACGCACGGCAAGACCACCACCACCTCGATGCTGGCCTGGATCCTGGAGGATGCCGGTTACAACCCCGGCTTCCTGGTGGGCGGGGTGCCGCAGAACTTCGGCATCTCGGCGCGCGTGACGGAATCGGACTTCTTCGTGATCGAGGCCGACGAGTACGACACGGCGTTTTTCGACAAGCGCAGCAAGTTCGTCCATTACCGCCCGCGCACCGCCATCCTGAACAACCTGGAATACGATCACGCCGACATCTTCCCGGATCTGGCCGCGATCGAGACCCAGTTCCATCACCTGGTGCGCACCGTGCCGGGCCAGGGCCGGCTCGTCGTCAATGGCGTGGAAGGGAGCCTGGCGCGCGTGCTCGAGCGCGGCTGCTGGAGCGAAGTGGAGCAGTTCGGCGTGGGCGACTGGCGCGAGAGCGACGCTGCCGGCAGCGAGGCGGCGCCGGGCAAGGACGCATTCGATGTGTGGTTCGGCAACGCCGTCGAGGGCACGGTGGTGTGGGACCTGCAGGGCACCCACAACCGCATGAACGCGCTGGCGGCGATCGCCGCCGCGCGCCATGTCGGGGTGCCGGCGGCGCAGGCGATCGCATCGCTGTCGCGCTTCGCCAACGTCAAGCGCCGCATGGAGGTGCGCGGCGTGGCCGGCGGCGTCACGGTCTACGACGACTTCGCCCACCATCCCACCGCGATCCAGACCACGCTGGAGGGGCTGCGCCGCCGCGTCGGCAATGCCCGCATCCTGGCGGTGCTGGAGCCGCGTTCCAACACCATGAAGCTGGGCGTGATGAAGGCGCAGCTGCCGGCCAGCCTGGAGCAGGCCGACCTGGTGTTCGGCTACGGCGCTCCCGCCGGCAAGGACGCGCTGGGCTGGGACCTGGTTGAAGCACTGGCGCCGCTGGGCGCCACGGCCACCGCGTTCCAGGACCTGGGCGCGCTGGTGCAGGCGGTGCGCGCCGCGGCGCGGCCGGGCGACCATGTGCTGGTGATGAGCAACGGCGGGTTTGGCGGCGTGCACCAGACGCTGCTGGACGCGCTGGCCCAGGGCACGGCCGGCTGA
- a CDS encoding UDP-N-acetylmuramate--alanine ligase has protein sequence MNRRTAPDPTRLREEIAQAAARMIAEDGADYATAKRKAARQVLGEQRVPGEWLPDNEQVEAEVRAYQALFHADSQPRVLALLRRLAVMAMQDLAPFRPYLVGAVLNGTATEHSDIYLQCFCDSAKDAALHLINAGVDFETSESRHFGGRGEVETLSFLWKGQWPDRREARLLAGEVRAELGAPVGIHIALYDAVDERGAMRADASGRAVRADVQAVQALLDAADAAGNA, from the coding sequence ATGAACCGACGTACCGCCCCAGACCCCACCCGCCTGCGCGAGGAAATCGCCCAGGCCGCCGCCCGCATGATTGCCGAGGACGGTGCCGACTACGCCACCGCCAAGCGCAAGGCTGCGCGCCAGGTGCTGGGCGAACAACGCGTGCCGGGCGAATGGCTGCCCGACAACGAGCAGGTCGAAGCCGAGGTGCGCGCCTACCAGGCGCTGTTCCACGCCGACAGCCAGCCGCGCGTGCTGGCGCTGCTGCGCCGGCTGGCGGTGATGGCAATGCAAGACCTGGCGCCGTTCCGGCCTTACCTGGTCGGCGCGGTGCTCAATGGCACCGCCACGGAGCACTCCGACATCTATCTGCAGTGCTTCTGCGACAGCGCCAAGGATGCCGCGCTGCACCTGATCAATGCCGGGGTCGACTTCGAAACCAGCGAAAGCCGCCACTTCGGCGGCCGTGGCGAGGTCGAAACCCTCAGCTTCCTGTGGAAAGGCCAGTGGCCCGACCGCCGCGAGGCGCGTCTGCTGGCCGGCGAGGTCCGCGCGGAACTGGGTGCGCCAGTGGGCATCCATATAGCCCTGTATGATGCGGTCGATGAACGCGGCGCCATGCGGGCAGACGCCTCTGGGCGCGCCGTACGCGCCGATGTGCAGGCCGTGCAAGCCCTGCTCGATGCCGCTGACGCCGCCGGCAACGCCTGA